From Excalfactoria chinensis isolate bCotChi1 chromosome 4, bCotChi1.hap2, whole genome shotgun sequence, one genomic window encodes:
- the RPS4X gene encoding small ribosomal subunit protein eS4, X isoform has translation MARGPKKHLKRVAAPKHWMLDKLTGVFAPRPSTGPHKLRECLPLIIFLRNRLKYALTGDEVKKICMQRFIKIDGKVRTDITYPAGFMDVISIEKTGEHFRLVYDTKGRFAVHRITGEEAKYKLCKVRKIFVATKGIPHLVTHDARTIRYPDPLIKVNDTIQIDLETGKITDFIKFDTGNLCMVTGGANLGRIGVITNRERHPGSFDVVHVKDANGNSFATRLSNIFVIGKGNKPWISLPRGKGIRLTIAEERDKRLAAKQSSG, from the exons ATG GCCCGCGGCCCGAAGAAGCACCTGAAGCGCGTGGCGGCGCCGAAGCACTGGATGCTGGACAAGCTGACGGGCGTCTTC GCGCCCCGTCCCTCCACAGGCCCTCACAAGCTGAGGGAATGCCTCCCGCTGATCATCTTCCTGCGGAACAGGCTGAAGTACGCCCTGACCGGAGATGAGGTGAAGAAGATTTGTATGCAGAGATTCATCAAGATCGACGGCAAAGTTCGCACCGACATCACCTACCCTGCGGGCTTCATGG ATGTCATCAGCATCGAGAAGACAGGCGAGCATTTCCGCTTGGTGTACGACACCAAGGGCCGGTTTGCTGTTCACCGCATCACAGGTGAAGAAGCCaag TACAAGCTGTGCAAGGTGAGGAAGATCTTCGTGGCCACCAAAGGAATCCCTCACCTGGTCACCCACGATGCTCGCACCATCCGCTATCCGGATCCCCTCATCAAGGTGAACGATACGATCCAGATTGACCTGGAGACCGGCAAGATCACAGACTTCATCAAGTTTGACACAG GGAACCTGTGCATGGTGACTGGTGGTGCCAACTTGGGCCGGATTGGGGTGATCACCAACCGGGAGAGACACCCTGGCTCCTTTGACGTGGTTCATGTGAAGGATGCAAATGGCAACAGCTTTGCCACCAGGCTCTCCAACATCTTCGTTATTGGCAAG GGCAACAAGCCATGGATCTCCCTGCCCCGTGGAAAGGGCATCCGCCTGACCATTGCTGAAGAGAGAGATAAGAGACTGGCAGCTAAACAGAGCAGCGGGTAA
- the RBM41 gene encoding RNA-binding protein 41, translating into MRRVSSSVCSDEVLLEELETEGERQLKSLLQQQLDTSASIERCKSKRRCFAPAAFYRPFGEAAAGALSLSQFRELQESDKETAALRELGLSDPEIELWRNRAAGKHSGLGAAPEAMQERLNAIQQKMDERQRILELPQRFAGSKQLSRREMEIENALFQGTDRHSFLRALYHQGDAPRITDEKDPMGHLESVYQEVLGKQPPGGDRPTTSAACSLPATTLQGSDTEESSPPDQAGSPSPPPAKPQQSPPGPVTIKEPVEFIPEEEICKNRLSEEELRNIPRFSSYHPGEPNKVLYVKNLGPRVTMKDLVSLFARFQQDSTPIQFRLLSGRMQGQAFITFPDVQSAQDAMLLVNGYKLQGKPMVIEFGKSKAPSTEAEAAAPSCSAAALPAAT; encoded by the exons ATGCGGAG ggtgagcagcagcGTGTGCAGCGatgaggtgctgctggaggagctggagacGGAGGGGGAGAGGCAGCTGAagagcctcctgcagcagcagctcgaCACTTCCGCCTCCATCGAGCG GTGTAAGTCGAAGCGGAGGTGCTTCGCTCCGGCGGCGTTCTATAGGCCCTtcggggaggcggcggcgggggctCTGAGCCTGTCCCAGTTCCGAGAGCTGCAGGAAAGCGACAAAGAGACCGCAGCGCTGCGGGAGTTGGGGCTGTCGGACCCCGAGATCGAGCTATGGAGGAACCGCGCTGCGGGGAAG CACTCCGGGCTGGGAGCGGCCCCCGAAGCCATGCAGGAGCGTCTCAATGCCATCCAGCAGAAGATGGACGAGCGGCAGCGCATCCTGGAGCTGCCCCAGCGGTTTGCGGGCAgcaagcagctgagcaggagggagatgGAGATCGAGAACGCTCTCTTCCAGGGGACGGACCGGCACTCCTTCCTGCGGGCGCTGTACCACCAAG GTGACGCTCCGAGGATAACAGACGAGAAGGACCCCATGGGTCACCTGGAGAGCGTTTACCAAGAGGTGCTGGGCAAGCAGCCGCCTGGAGGGGACCGACCAACCACGAGTGCTGCGTGCTCCCTGCCTGCCACAACCCTGCAGGGCTCCGACACTGAGGAGTCATCACCTCCTGACCAGGCAGGAAGCCCCAGCCCTCCTCCAGCAAAGCCCCAGCAGTCCCCTCCAGGGCCTGTGACTATAAAGGAGCCTGTAGAGTTCATCCCAGAGGAGGAGATCTGCAAGAACCGGCTCTCTGAGGAGGAACTCCGCAATATACCTCGGTTTTCTTCCTACCATCCTGGGGAGCCCAACAAG GTGCTGTATGTGAAGAACTTGGGCCCTCGTGTGACCATGAAGGACCTGGTGTCGCTGTTTGCCCGCTTCCAGCAGGACAGCACGCCCATCCAGTTCCGCCTGCTGAGCGGCCGCATGCAGGGTCAGGCCTTCATCACCTTCCCTG ACGTTCAGTCGGCCCAGGATGCGATGCTGTTGGTGAATGGGTACAAACTGCAGGGAAAGCCAATGGTGATTGAATTTGGGAAAAGCAAGGCGCCGTCAACagaggctgaggctgctgctccctcctgctctgctgcagcactgcccgcTGCCACATAA